DNA from Actinomycetota bacterium:
ACATCGACTCGATGTTCGACCGGGAGCGGTCGGTCTCCACCTACATGGGCAACTACCTGGCCATCCCCCACGGAACCAACGAGGCCAAGGAGTCGATCAAGCGGTCGGCGCTGTCGGTGATCCGCTATCCCGAGCCGATCGACTGGGACGGCAACGAGGTCCTGTTCGCCCTCGGGATCGCCGGCTACCAGGGCGGGCACATGGACATCCTGAGCAGGATCGCGATCGTCTTCTCCGACACCGACGAGGTCGACAAGCTGGTCGCCGCCCAGTCGGCACAGGAGATCTACGACCTCCTGAACGCCGTCAACGAAGAATGAGCGGCGTCGCCGTCCACTTCGGGGCCGGGAACATCGGCCGCGGGTTCGTCGGGCTGCTCCTGCACCGGGCCGGCTACCAGGTGGTGTTCGCCGACGTGGTCGACGAGCTCATC
Protein-coding regions in this window:
- a CDS encoding PTS sugar transporter subunit IIA yields the protein MSDVLTLSQIRMPGTARTKDDAIREAGGILVDVGAVTPAYIDSMFDRERSVSTYMGNYLAIPHGTNEAKESIKRSALSVIRYPEPIDWDGNEVLFALGIAGYQGGHMDILSRIAIVFSDTDEVDKLVAAQSAQEIYDLLNAVNEE